From Candidatus Binatota bacterium, one genomic window encodes:
- a CDS encoding DUF4215 domain-containing protein — protein LSSCEAAACGDGFTQADVESCDDGNADNTDACLSSCEAATCGDGFTQIDVESCDDANADNTDACLSSCETASCGDGFTQVDVESCDDGNLSNSDKCLTNCKLPSCGDRFIHVGFEQCDDGNSDDADSCLASCRSARCGDGLVQADVESCDDGNADNSDACLSSCETASCGDGFT, from the coding sequence GCCTCTCCAGTTGCGAGGCTGCGGCTTGCGGCGATGGTTTTACCCAGGCCGATGTCGAGAGTTGTGACGATGGCAACGCTGATAACACGGACGCTTGCCTCTCGAGCTGCGAAGCTGCGACCTGCGGAGATGGTTTCACCCAGATTGACGTAGAGAGCTGTGACGATGCCAACGCTGACAACACGGACGCTTGTCTCTCGAGCTGCGAGACTGCTTCCTGCGGCGATGGTTTTACCCAGGTTGACGTAGAGAGCTGCGATGATGGCAACCTTTCCAACTCGGACAAGTGTCTGACTAATTGCAAGCTACCGAGCTGCGGAGACCGATTTATACACGTTGGGTTTGAGCAGTGTGACGACGGAAATTCTGACGACGCCGACAGTTGTCTGGCCAGCTGTCGCAGTGCTCGCTGTGGGGACGGCCTGGTCCAGGCCGACGTAGAGAGCTGTGACGATGGCAACGCTGATAACAGCGACGCCTGCCTCTCCAGTTGCGAGACTGCCTCCTGCGGCGATGGTTTTACC
- a CDS encoding DUF4215 domain-containing protein, protein MDDQFSDGDSQLSTGSEPAAESPMGILRWSGFVLGLVAVVAAVAALMPSNGELQLRAGESAQRAGMLESLGATIAVVPANALCGNAQLDEGEACDDGNLSNSDKCLANCKLQSCGDGFIHVGFEQCDDGNSDDADSCLASCRSARCGDGLVQIDVESCDDGNADNSDACLSSCETASCG, encoded by the coding sequence ATGGACGACCAGTTTTCAGACGGGGATTCACAACTTTCAACAGGTAGCGAGCCCGCGGCGGAATCGCCGATGGGTATACTGCGCTGGTCCGGGTTCGTCCTGGGGCTGGTGGCGGTGGTGGCGGCTGTGGCCGCGCTCATGCCATCCAACGGTGAGCTGCAACTCCGGGCAGGAGAGTCGGCGCAGAGGGCAGGGATGCTTGAAAGCCTGGGCGCTACGATCGCCGTAGTGCCGGCCAACGCGCTTTGCGGTAACGCCCAGTTGGATGAGGGTGAGGCCTGCGACGACGGTAACCTTTCCAACTCGGACAAGTGCCTGGCTAATTGCAAGCTGCAGAGCTGCGGAGACGGATTTATCCACGTTGGCTTTGAGCAGTGTGACGACGGAAATTCTGACGACGCCGATAGTTGCCTGGCTAGCTGTCGCAGTGCTCGCTGTGGGGACGGCCTGGTCCAGATCGATGTAGAGAGCTGCGACGATGGCAACGCTGATAACAGCGACGCCTGCCTCTCCAGTTGCGAGACTGCCTCCTGCGGCGA